The DNA sequence GCTGCCGCCCAGCACGACGGCGAGGGCCACCCCGACGAGCGGCGGCGCCAGCCTGTCGTTGATGCCGCTCTCGGCGCTGAGGGTGTGGCGCAGCCGCTCGGGCAGGTCACGCTCGGTGGGCTTGCCGGACACGATCGAGCCGGCGAGGACGGGGTCGGTGGGCGCCAGGCAGGCGCCCACGAGCGCGGCGACGGCGAGGGGCAGCACCAGCGTCAGGCGCACCTCGTCGGCCGCACCCGGTTGGCCGTGAAGGTAGCGCTACGCACGCCGGCGCCGGACGTGAACCGGGCCCGCCCCCCAGAAGATGCGAGGGCAGCTTGTCACCTCCCCCGAAGATGCGAGGGCAGCTCGTCACCTCCCCAGAAGATGTGGTGACTGGGCCGCGATCGGCACCGATAGGCTCGGTGCCGTCGGGTGGGGGACGGCCAAATCCCCCCTGCGCTTTCCCCCACCCCATGCTCCGCCGCTGCGGCGTTGAGCGACCGTCAGGCTCCCTGGTCGAACCGAGCGATCGACAGGCGGGCCGAGCGCCGGAACGACCCGCCGAGTCTGCACGTCCATCACAGACGCGCTCGGCTCACCCAGACATCGTGTTCAGCACGAACACGTACACCTCGTCGATGACCGCACCGGTCTGCGGGTCGTGGATCGGCGCCCACGAGATGTTGATCTCCGCCGTGCGCGACGACCCGCTCCACGCCACCGTGATCGCCCCCTGCAGCGCCGGCCCGATCACGTAGAACACACTCACCTGCTTGGTCAGCGTCGCCGCGATCGCCGGCTGGTAGAACTCGATCGTCGCCTTGCCCGACAGCGCGTAGTGCACGGTCGTGCCCCCCGTCGGCGGCACCGGCAGCGTCACCACGGCCGACCCCGCGTTCGGCGTCGCGCTCTGCGTGATGCTCTGCCCCGGCCCGGTGAGCGTCCACGAGATCTCCTTGATCACCTGGATGGCGACGCCGAGGCTCGCGTGCGAGGTGATCGTCACCGTGGCCGGCGGCGGGGGCGGGGGCGCGGCCACGGGCAGGTCGATCGCGCCGTCGGCGTACCCCTCGATCGTCACCGTGAACCGGACCGGCGCAGCCGAGGGGGCGGTGACCTCGAAGGCCTGCCCGAGGTACCCCACCACCGCCCCACCCGAGCGAACGGCGCCGAACAGTGTGTGGCCGAGGTCGGCGTCGCGCGCCCGGATCGTCACAGCCGTCCGGACCCCCTTCTTGAGCGTGCTCGGCTCCGCCTCGAGGTCCATCCGTCCGCGCGTGACGTGCACGGCCGGGCTCTCGCCGACGGTCTGCCCGCACACGGTCTGCCGTGCCGTGACGGCGTCCTCCTCGGTGAGCTCGCCGACGACGACGGCGACCGTGCTCATGCTCGGCACGTCCCCCGTCACCCACACGCTCGCCCGTCGCTCCCCGTTGACGAACACGTGCAGCCGCGCCCCGACGACGGCGTGGCGCACCCACACGGTGCGGTTGCGTCCCGGGCGCAG is a window from the Georgenia muralis genome containing:
- a CDS encoding cation:proton antiporter, coding for MRLTLVLPLAVAALVGACLAPTDPVLAGSIVSGKPTERDLPERLRHTLSAESGINDRLAPPLVGVALAVVLGGSSTPGRARRRRTSPRAQAAGSHR